One Streptomyces sp. L2 genomic window carries:
- a CDS encoding DUF3107 domain-containing protein, with the protein MEVKIGVQHAPREIVLESGQSVEDVERVVAEALAGKSTLLSLEDEKGRKVLVPADRLAYVEIGEPTVRKVGFGAL; encoded by the coding sequence GTGGAGGTCAAGATCGGCGTGCAGCACGCGCCCCGCGAGATCGTTCTGGAGAGCGGTCAGAGCGTCGAGGACGTCGAGCGGGTGGTGGCCGAGGCGCTGGCCGGGAAGTCGACGCTGCTGAGCCTTGAGGACGAGAAGGGCCGCAAGGTCCTGGTCCCGGCCGACCGCCTGGCGTACGTGGAGATCGGCGAGCCGACGGTCCGCAAGGTGGGCTTCGGAGCGCTGTAG
- a CDS encoding ferritin-like fold-containing protein produces MTSSDKPENAPAKPESASDAPGRHTGVAAQDWAQAAADPQYRAAVVDLLGALAYGELAAFERLAEDAKLAPTLADKAELAKMASAEFHHFERLRDRLTEIGEEPTAAMDPFVAALDGFHRQTAPSDWLEGLVKAYVGDSIASDFYREVAARLDSDTRELVLAVLDDTGHAEFAVEKVRAAIEAEPRVGGRLALWARRLMGEALSQSQRVVADRDALSTMLVGGVADGFDLAEVGRMFSRITEAHTKRMAALGLAA; encoded by the coding sequence ATGACTAGCTCTGACAAGCCTGAGAACGCGCCCGCCAAGCCTGAGAGCGCGTCCGACGCACCCGGCCGGCACACCGGTGTCGCCGCCCAGGACTGGGCGCAGGCCGCCGCCGACCCGCAGTACCGCGCGGCGGTCGTGGACCTGCTCGGCGCCCTCGCGTACGGAGAGCTGGCGGCGTTCGAGCGGCTCGCCGAGGACGCCAAGCTGGCGCCGACCCTCGCCGACAAGGCGGAGCTGGCCAAGATGGCCTCGGCCGAGTTCCACCACTTCGAGCGGCTGCGGGACCGGCTGACCGAGATCGGCGAGGAGCCGACCGCCGCGATGGACCCGTTCGTCGCCGCCCTCGACGGCTTCCACCGGCAGACGGCGCCCTCGGACTGGCTGGAGGGCCTGGTCAAGGCCTACGTCGGCGACTCGATCGCGAGCGACTTCTACCGGGAGGTCGCCGCCCGTCTCGACAGCGACACCCGGGAACTGGTTCTGGCCGTTCTGGACGACACGGGGCACGCCGAGTTCGCCGTCGAGAAGGTGCGGGCCGCCATCGAGGCCGAGCCGCGCGTGGGCGGCCGGCTGGCGCTGTGGGCGCGACGGCTGATGGGGGAGGCGCTGTCGCAGTCCCAGCGGGTGGTCGCCGACCGGGACGCGCTGTCCACGATGCTGGTGGGCGGGGTGGCCGACGGGTTCGATCTCGCCGAGGTCGGCAGGATGTTCTCGCGGATCACGGAGGCGCACACCAAGCGGATGGCTGCGCTCGGCTTGGCCGCGTAG
- a CDS encoding DEAD/DEAH box helicase: MTLPVALSGTDVIGQAKTGTGKTLGFGLPLLERVTVPADVEAGRAAPEAVTDTPQALVVVPTRELCQQVTNDLLTAGKVRNVRVTAIYGGRAYEPQVEALKKGVDVVVGTPGRLIDLAGQKKLNLSHVKCLVLDEADEMLDLGFLPDVEKIINLLPTRRQTMLFSATMPGAVIGLARRYMSQPTHIRATSPDGEGVTLANIKQFVYRAHNMDKPEMVARILQAEGRGLAMIFCRTKRTAADIAEQLQRRGFASGAVHGDLGQGAREQALRAFRNGKVDVLVCTDVAARGIDVEGVTHVINYQTPEDEKTYLHRTGRTGRAGAKGTAITFVDWDDIPRWQLINKALELDFNDPAETYSSSPHLFTDLGIPEGTKGTLPRSERTRAGLDAEDLEDLGETGGRGGRGRGGRGDRGDRGDRGGRSESGGQERERSARTPRRRRRTRNGAPVDAGTAPAATAPTAPGAEQGSVEEPAATRTPRRRRRTRGGANRTEPVTTAATATTEAPSEAAVETVATAEGAATPAAAEKPRRRRTRKSAETLPVSEASATDAPAAEVPAAEAPVVAEAPVVEALVTDPAPEAKPRRRTRKKAEPVAEVTETAEAAVATAEVAEEAPPATKPRRTRKKAVAAAPETVDAEAEAEAEAKPRRTRKTAAAAESAVDTAEAETEAKPRRTRKKAASAAPETVEIEAEVKPRRTRKTAAAAESAVDTAEAEAEVKPRRTRKKAAAAPETVDAEAEAKPRRTRKKAVAAAPETVEAEAEAEVKPRRTRKAVAKKAVAEVVAPEIPAQATEEPEVKPKRRTRKAAEPVAEAAGTAEAAEVKPRVRRTRKAAAATVEAAPEA; encoded by the coding sequence ATGACGCTCCCGGTCGCCCTCTCGGGCACCGACGTCATCGGCCAGGCCAAGACCGGCACCGGCAAGACGCTGGGCTTCGGCCTCCCGCTGCTGGAGCGCGTCACCGTCCCCGCCGACGTCGAGGCCGGCCGCGCCGCCCCGGAGGCCGTCACCGACACCCCGCAGGCGCTCGTCGTCGTCCCCACGCGCGAGCTGTGCCAGCAGGTCACCAACGATCTGCTGACCGCGGGCAAGGTGCGCAACGTGCGCGTCACCGCGATCTACGGCGGCCGGGCCTACGAGCCCCAGGTCGAGGCCCTGAAGAAGGGCGTCGACGTGGTCGTCGGCACCCCCGGCCGGCTGATCGACCTCGCGGGCCAGAAGAAGCTCAACCTGAGCCACGTCAAGTGCCTGGTCCTCGACGAGGCCGACGAGATGCTCGACCTGGGCTTCCTGCCCGACGTCGAGAAGATCATCAACCTGCTGCCGACGCGCCGCCAGACCATGCTGTTCTCGGCGACCATGCCGGGCGCGGTCATCGGCCTCGCCCGCCGCTACATGTCGCAGCCCACGCACATCCGCGCCACCTCGCCCGACGGCGAGGGCGTGACGCTCGCGAACATCAAGCAGTTCGTCTACCGCGCGCACAACATGGACAAGCCGGAGATGGTCGCGCGCATACTGCAGGCCGAGGGCCGCGGTCTGGCGATGATCTTCTGCCGGACCAAGCGCACGGCCGCCGACATCGCCGAGCAGCTCCAGCGCCGCGGGTTCGCCTCCGGCGCGGTCCACGGCGACCTCGGCCAGGGCGCCCGCGAGCAGGCCCTGCGGGCGTTCCGCAACGGCAAGGTCGACGTCCTCGTCTGCACCGACGTCGCCGCGCGCGGTATCGACGTCGAGGGTGTCACGCACGTCATCAACTACCAGACGCCCGAGGACGAGAAGACGTACCTGCACCGCACCGGCCGTACGGGCCGCGCGGGCGCCAAGGGTACGGCGATCACGTTCGTCGACTGGGACGACATCCCGCGCTGGCAGCTGATCAACAAGGCGCTGGAGCTGGACTTCAACGACCCGGCGGAGACGTACTCGAGCTCCCCGCACCTGTTCACGGACCTCGGCATCCCCGAGGGCACCAAGGGCACCCTGCCGCGCTCGGAGCGGACCCGCGCCGGGCTCGACGCGGAGGACCTGGAGGACCTGGGCGAGACCGGTGGCCGCGGTGGCCGCGGGCGCGGTGGCCGAGGCGACCGGGGCGACCGGGGCGACCGGGGCGGCCGCTCCGAGTCCGGCGGCCAGGAGCGGGAGCGGTCGGCTCGTACGCCGCGCCGTCGCCGCCGCACGCGCAACGGAGCCCCGGTGGACGCCGGTACGGCCCCTGCGGCTACGGCCCCCACGGCGCCCGGCGCCGAGCAGGGCTCCGTGGAGGAGCCCGCGGCGACCCGCACTCCGCGCCGCCGTCGCCGTACCCGCGGCGGAGCGAACCGGACGGAGCCGGTGACGACCGCGGCGACCGCGACCACTGAGGCCCCTTCGGAGGCCGCGGTGGAGACGGTGGCCACGGCCGAGGGCGCGGCCACGCCGGCCGCCGCTGAGAAGCCGCGCCGCCGCCGCACCCGCAAGTCCGCGGAGACCCTTCCGGTGTCCGAGGCGTCGGCGACCGACGCCCCCGCGGCCGAGGTCCCGGCGGCGGAAGCCCCGGTAGTGGCCGAAGCCCCCGTGGTGGAAGCCCTGGTGACGGACCCGGCCCCGGAGGCCAAGCCGCGCCGACGCACCCGCAAGAAGGCCGAGCCGGTCGCGGAGGTCACCGAGACCGCCGAGGCCGCGGTCGCGACGGCCGAGGTCGCGGAAGAGGCTCCCCCGGCGACCAAGCCGCGCCGGACCCGCAAGAAGGCCGTCGCCGCCGCACCGGAGACCGTCGACGCGGAGGCCGAGGCCGAGGCCGAGGCCAAGCCCCGCCGCACGCGGAAGACGGCAGCCGCCGCGGAATCCGCCGTCGACACGGCCGAAGCGGAGACCGAGGCCAAGCCCCGGCGCACCCGCAAGAAGGCCGCCTCCGCCGCACCGGAGACGGTCGAGATCGAGGCCGAGGTCAAGCCGCGCCGCACGCGGAAGACGGCAGCCGCCGCGGAATCCGCCGTCGACACGGCCGAAGCGGAAGCCGAGGTCAAGCCGCGCCGGACCCGCAAGAAGGCCGCCGCCGCACCGGAGACGGTCGACGCGGAGGCCGAGGCCAAGCCTCGCCGGACCCGTAAGAAGGCCGTCGCCGCCGCGCCGGAGACGGTCGAGGCGGAGGCCGAGGCCGAGGTCAAGCCGCGTCGGACGCGCAAGGCCGTGGCCAAGAAGGCGGTGGCCGAGGTGGTCGCTCCGGAGATTCCGGCGCAGGCCACGGAGGAGCCGGAGGTCAAGCCGAAGCGTCGTACGCGCAAGGCGGCCGAGCCGGTGGCCGAGGCGGCTGGGACCGCTGAGGCCGCCGAGGTGAAGCCCCGGGTGCGCCGGACGCGGAAGGCAGCGGCGGCGACCGTAGAGGCCGCCCCCGAAGCCTGA
- a CDS encoding alpha/beta hydrolase produces MSRPDTFDPPPGARAYSLRTRRGEFAVVDAPVADGVEARGVALLLPGFTGSKEDFNPLHLPLAERGYRTVAVDGRGQFETDGPETDESAYTQDELARDVLAQAEALEAAAPLHLLGHSLGGQISRAAVLLDHSPFRSLTLMASGPAHIAPSQQQRVKLLRDALAVMTMAEVWDAIQAMEAPEETATGGLDGGLDSREDLRRRWLSTKPAQLLATGRQLCAEPDRVAELAGVPLPFHVLSGALDDTWPLTLLDEMAVRLNAQRTVIEGAEHSPNTDRPLATARAVADFWDSV; encoded by the coding sequence ATGAGCAGGCCTGACACCTTTGATCCGCCGCCCGGCGCTCGTGCGTACTCCCTGCGGACCCGTCGGGGCGAGTTCGCCGTGGTCGACGCGCCTGTCGCCGACGGGGTCGAGGCCAGAGGCGTGGCTCTGCTGCTGCCGGGGTTCACCGGGAGCAAGGAGGACTTCAATCCGCTGCACCTGCCGCTCGCCGAGCGCGGGTACCGGACCGTCGCGGTGGACGGGCGGGGGCAGTTCGAGACGGACGGACCCGAGACCGACGAGTCGGCGTACACGCAGGACGAGTTGGCGCGGGACGTGCTCGCGCAGGCGGAGGCGCTCGAAGCGGCCGCTCCCCTGCACCTTCTGGGGCACTCCCTGGGCGGACAGATCTCCCGGGCGGCCGTGCTGCTCGACCACTCCCCCTTCCGGTCCCTCACCCTGATGGCGTCCGGCCCCGCGCACATCGCGCCGTCGCAGCAGCAGCGCGTGAAGTTGCTGCGGGACGCGCTCGCCGTGATGACGATGGCCGAGGTGTGGGACGCGATCCAGGCGATGGAGGCGCCCGAGGAGACGGCCACCGGCGGGCTCGACGGCGGCCTGGACAGCCGGGAGGACCTGCGGCGGCGCTGGCTGTCCACCAAGCCCGCCCAGCTCCTGGCCACGGGGCGCCAGTTGTGCGCCGAACCGGACCGGGTCGCCGAACTGGCGGGCGTGCCGCTGCCGTTCCACGTGCTGTCCGGCGCGCTGGACGACACCTGGCCGCTGACCCTGCTGGACGAGATGGCCGTACGGCTGAACGCGCAGCGGACCGTCATCGAGGGCGCCGAGCACTCGCCGAACACCGATCGGCCGCTGGCGACGGCCCGTGCCGTCGCCGATTTCTGGGACTCGGTCTGA
- a CDS encoding NYN domain-containing protein, with protein sequence MNDDLAALSARIDHTNELLSRMLAEVAKTPSTHAIFVDAGYLYAAAGRLIAGTEDRRSFDLDAEGLIDALIDKARTIFADSRLLRVYWYDGARRRIHTAEQQSIAELPDVKVRLGNLNANNQQKGVDSLIRSDLESLARHRAISDAALLGGDEDLVSAVEAAQGYGARVHLWGIEAPEGRNQAEPLLWEVDSQRTLDLEFFKPYVSRRTAAAYEVTGSRPTREDVRFVGAQIAAKWLAARGRESLVELLPGHPYLPGPVDQDLLVEAEGLLQYSLRGQADLRRALRDGFWEHLQAQY encoded by the coding sequence ATGAACGACGACCTGGCGGCCCTCTCCGCCCGCATCGACCACACGAACGAGCTGCTGAGCCGCATGCTCGCCGAAGTGGCGAAGACGCCCTCGACCCACGCGATCTTCGTCGACGCGGGATACCTCTACGCGGCGGCGGGCCGGCTGATCGCCGGCACCGAGGACCGCCGTTCCTTCGACCTGGACGCCGAGGGCCTGATCGACGCGCTCATCGACAAGGCGCGCACCATCTTCGCCGACAGCCGGCTGCTGCGCGTCTACTGGTACGACGGCGCCCGGCGCCGCATCCACACAGCCGAGCAGCAGTCCATCGCCGAACTGCCCGACGTCAAGGTCCGCCTCGGCAACCTCAACGCCAACAACCAGCAGAAGGGCGTCGACTCCCTGATCCGCTCGGACCTGGAGTCACTGGCCCGGCACCGCGCGATCAGCGACGCGGCCCTGCTCGGCGGGGACGAGGACCTGGTCTCGGCCGTCGAGGCGGCCCAGGGCTACGGCGCCCGCGTCCACCTCTGGGGCATCGAGGCACCCGAGGGCCGCAACCAGGCGGAGCCGCTGCTGTGGGAGGTCGACAGCCAGCGCACCCTCGACCTGGAGTTCTTCAAGCCGTACGTCTCCCGCCGCACGGCCGCCGCCTACGAGGTCACCGGCAGCCGGCCCACCCGCGAGGACGTCCGCTTCGTCGGCGCCCAGATCGCCGCGAAATGGCTGGCCGCGCGGGGCCGCGAGTCCCTGGTCGAACTGCTCCCCGGCCACCCCTACCTGCCGGGCCCCGTCGACCAGGACCTCCTCGTCGAGGCCGAGGGCCTGCTCCAGTACTCCCTGCGCGGCCAGGCGGACCTGCGCCGCGCCCTGCGTGACGGCTTCTGGGAGCACCTCCAGGCGCAGTACTGA
- a CDS encoding MarC family protein, with product MFDVAVFGSLFVTLFVIMDPPGITPIFLALTAGRPAKVQRRMAFQAVCVAGGVIAVFGVLGHQILDYLHVSVPALMIAGGLLLLLIALDLLTGKTDEPKQTKDVNVALVPLGMPLLAGPGAIVSVILAVQKAGSVATQISVWSAILAIHVVLWLVMRYSLLIIRVIKDGGVVLVTRLAGMMLSAIAVQQIINGITQVIRGS from the coding sequence ATGTTCGACGTCGCCGTCTTCGGCTCTCTGTTCGTGACCCTTTTTGTCATCATGGATCCCCCCGGGATCACCCCGATCTTCCTCGCCCTGACCGCGGGCCGTCCGGCCAAGGTGCAGCGCCGTATGGCCTTCCAGGCGGTCTGTGTGGCCGGCGGGGTCATCGCCGTCTTCGGTGTCCTGGGTCATCAGATCCTGGACTACCTGCATGTCTCCGTCCCCGCGCTGATGATCGCGGGTGGCCTGCTGCTCCTGCTGATCGCGCTGGACCTGCTCACCGGCAAGACCGACGAGCCGAAGCAGACCAAGGACGTGAACGTCGCCCTTGTGCCGCTGGGCATGCCGCTGCTGGCCGGTCCGGGTGCCATTGTGTCCGTGATCCTGGCCGTGCAGAAGGCGGGCAGTGTGGCCACGCAGATCTCGGTGTGGTCGGCGATCCTTGCCATCCACGTCGTGCTGTGGCTGGTGATGCGGTACTCGCTGCTGATCATCCGCGTCATCAAGGACGGCGGAGTGGTGCTGGTGACCCGGCTCGCCGGGATGATGCTGTCCGCCATCGCGGTGCAGCAGATCATCAACGGCATCACTCAGGTGATCCGGGGGAGCTGA
- a CDS encoding PHP domain-containing protein: MRIDLHCHSRASDGTDTPAELVRNAAAAGLDVVALTDHDTTRGYDEAIAALPEGLTLVTGTELSCRVDGVSMHLLAYLFDSAEPALFAERELVRDDRVPRAQGMVAKLNALGVPVTWEQVERIAAGGSVGRPHVATALVELGVVPTVSDAFTEEWLADGGRAYVEKHETDPFEAIRLVKGAGGVCVFAHPAAAKRGRTVPEFRIADMAAAGLDGIEVDHTDHDADARIRLRGLAKELGLLVTGSSDYHGSRKTVPLGAYTTDPEVYGEITRRATGAFPVPGAGGA, encoded by the coding sequence GTGCGCATCGATCTGCACTGTCACTCCAGGGCCTCTGACGGTACGGACACCCCGGCCGAGCTGGTGCGCAATGCCGCCGCGGCCGGACTGGACGTCGTCGCGCTGACCGATCACGACACTACCCGTGGGTACGACGAGGCGATCGCCGCGCTGCCCGAGGGGCTGACCCTGGTCACAGGCACCGAGCTGTCCTGCCGGGTCGACGGCGTGTCCATGCACCTGCTGGCCTACCTCTTCGACTCCGCGGAGCCCGCCCTGTTCGCCGAGCGCGAGCTGGTTCGGGACGACCGGGTGCCGCGGGCCCAGGGCATGGTCGCCAAGCTGAACGCGCTGGGCGTGCCGGTCACCTGGGAGCAGGTCGAGCGGATCGCCGCCGGCGGTTCCGTGGGCCGCCCGCACGTGGCCACCGCGCTCGTCGAGCTGGGCGTCGTACCGACGGTGAGCGACGCGTTCACCGAGGAGTGGCTGGCCGACGGCGGCCGGGCCTACGTCGAGAAGCACGAGACGGACCCCTTCGAGGCGATCCGGCTGGTCAAGGGAGCGGGCGGGGTCTGCGTCTTCGCGCATCCGGCGGCGGCCAAGCGCGGCCGCACCGTGCCCGAGTTCCGTATCGCCGACATGGCCGCGGCCGGTCTGGACGGCATCGAGGTCGACCACACGGACCACGACGCCGACGCCCGGATCCGCCTGCGCGGCCTGGCGAAGGAACTGGGGCTGCTGGTCACCGGGTCCTCGGACTACCACGGCAGCCGCAAGACGGTCCCGCTCGGCGCGTACACGACGGATCCCGAGGTGTACGGGGAGATCACCCGGCGCGCGACCGGGGCGTTCCCGGTTCCGGGGGCGGGCGGAGCCTGA
- a CDS encoding DUF6758 family protein translates to MRGEPSCPKCGGRVRAPGLFSDSWQCDVHGTVHPLQPVIPPSVEALSVVVRRTQVPVWMPWPLPVGWLFTGVCYAGDDRSGGRATAVACSGPGPLGGVGELILVAEELGVGLGARYAGIDGPDPGPHMSVEKPPQTKVLAAGRPTPLWHVYGTPDDRVVFAGEALGLWLWAVVWPEQAGLLMYDELVLTDLRDAGAEVDLVPCGALSPRLLEP, encoded by the coding sequence ATGAGGGGCGAACCCAGTTGCCCGAAGTGTGGTGGCCGGGTCAGGGCTCCCGGACTCTTCAGCGATTCCTGGCAGTGCGATGTGCACGGGACCGTGCATCCTCTGCAGCCCGTGATCCCGCCCAGCGTCGAGGCCCTCAGCGTCGTGGTGCGCCGCACCCAGGTCCCGGTGTGGATGCCCTGGCCGCTGCCGGTCGGCTGGCTGTTCACGGGCGTGTGCTACGCGGGCGACGACCGCTCCGGGGGCCGCGCGACCGCCGTCGCCTGCTCCGGGCCCGGCCCGCTCGGCGGGGTCGGCGAGCTGATCCTGGTCGCCGAGGAACTGGGCGTCGGCCTCGGCGCGCGGTACGCGGGCATCGACGGGCCGGACCCGGGGCCGCACATGAGCGTGGAGAAACCGCCCCAGACGAAGGTGCTGGCGGCCGGCCGGCCGACCCCGCTCTGGCATGTCTACGGCACCCCGGACGACCGGGTCGTCTTCGCCGGCGAGGCGCTGGGGTTGTGGCTGTGGGCGGTGGTCTGGCCCGAGCAGGCGGGGCTGCTGATGTACGACGAGCTGGTGCTGACGGATCTGCGGGACGCGGGGGCTGAGGTGGATCTGGTGCCGTGCGGGGCGTTGTCGCCGCGCTTGCTTGAGCCGTAG
- a CDS encoding MFS transporter: MDALDAGAGSILRQPKAVWATAGASVVAFMGIGLVDPILPSIAQGLRATPSQVSLLFTSYFLITAVAMLLTGFVSSRIGGRRTLLLGLALVVFFAGLSGTSDTVGQLVGFRAGWGLGNALFVSTALAVIVGAANPTGAARSASDKGGGGRRAGGSAAAILLYESALGLGMACGPLLGAVLGNISWRYPFFGTATLMAIGFLCITAFLKEQPKPARKTSLLDPVKALGHGGLASAAVSAFFYNYTFFTVLAFTPFVLNMTPYKSGAVFFAWGVLLAVFSVIVAPRMQERFGSLKVLGGSLVLLAADVLVLGYGDHTTAVVCTILSGAFIGVNNTVYTELALGVSDAPRPVASAGYNFVRWFAAAAAPYFAPKIEEWTDIHVPFVVAAVTAVLGALVVVVRRKALTKEAAELEPRHATEDGVTVFAN; encoded by the coding sequence TTGGACGCCCTCGACGCGGGAGCCGGCAGCATCCTGCGGCAGCCCAAGGCGGTCTGGGCCACGGCCGGAGCCTCCGTCGTCGCCTTCATGGGCATCGGCCTGGTCGACCCGATCCTGCCGTCCATCGCACAAGGCCTGCGCGCCACCCCGAGCCAGGTCTCGCTGCTCTTCACCTCGTACTTCCTGATCACCGCCGTCGCGATGCTGCTGACCGGCTTCGTCTCCAGCCGCATCGGCGGCCGCAGGACGCTGCTGCTCGGCCTCGCCCTCGTCGTGTTCTTCGCGGGCCTGTCCGGCACCTCGGACACGGTCGGCCAGCTCGTCGGCTTCCGGGCCGGCTGGGGACTCGGCAACGCCCTGTTCGTCTCGACGGCCCTCGCCGTGATCGTCGGCGCGGCGAATCCAACAGGTGCCGCGCGCAGCGCGTCGGACAAGGGCGGTGGTGGGCGACGGGCGGGAGGCAGCGCCGCGGCGATCCTGCTCTACGAGTCCGCGCTCGGCCTCGGCATGGCCTGCGGCCCGCTGCTCGGCGCCGTCCTCGGCAACATCAGCTGGCGCTACCCGTTCTTCGGCACCGCCACGCTGATGGCGATCGGCTTCCTGTGCATCACGGCGTTCCTGAAGGAGCAGCCGAAGCCGGCCCGCAAGACGTCACTGCTGGACCCGGTCAAGGCGCTCGGCCACGGCGGGCTCGCCTCGGCGGCGGTCTCCGCGTTCTTCTACAACTACACGTTCTTCACCGTGCTGGCCTTCACCCCGTTCGTGCTGAACATGACCCCGTACAAGTCGGGCGCGGTGTTCTTCGCCTGGGGCGTGCTCCTCGCGGTGTTCTCGGTGATCGTGGCCCCGCGCATGCAGGAGCGGTTCGGCTCCCTGAAGGTGCTCGGCGGCTCGCTGGTACTGCTCGCCGCCGACGTCCTCGTGCTCGGCTACGGCGACCACACCACGGCCGTCGTCTGCACGATCCTGTCCGGCGCGTTCATCGGCGTGAACAACACCGTCTACACCGAGCTGGCCCTCGGCGTCTCCGACGCTCCGCGCCCGGTGGCGAGCGCGGGCTACAACTTCGTCCGCTGGTTCGCCGCGGCCGCCGCGCCGTACTTCGCGCCGAAGATCGAGGAGTGGACCGACATCCACGTGCCGTTCGTGGTCGCGGCGGTCACCGCGGTGCTCGGCGCGCTCGTGGTCGTCGTACGGCGGAAGGCGCTGACGAAGGAGGCGGCGGAGCTGGAGCCGCGGCACGCCACCGAGGACGGCGTCACCGTCTTCGCCAACTGA
- a CDS encoding suppressor of fused domain protein yields MVEVLPLVEARLRTALGEPDARAAVTFLGTDRVEVLRFHEGDLVRYATLGMSAHPMTDPTAVLADPVKGPRAELVLSVRAGLADTDKVLRPLAVLGASPQVEGLVVAPGASLDVGEPLWPGAPFTSVLVGENGGLVEDLDLPEPMEAVRFLPLLPMTPNEAAWKRVHGAQALQERWLANGTDLRDPARTSVPLR; encoded by the coding sequence ATGGTTGAAGTTCTTCCTCTGGTCGAGGCACGGTTGCGTACCGCGCTGGGCGAACCGGACGCGCGCGCCGCGGTCACCTTCCTCGGGACGGACCGCGTCGAGGTCCTCCGCTTCCACGAGGGGGACCTCGTCCGCTACGCCACGCTCGGCATGTCCGCGCACCCCATGACCGACCCCACGGCTGTGCTCGCCGACCCCGTCAAGGGCCCCCGCGCCGAGCTGGTCCTGTCCGTCCGGGCCGGCCTCGCCGACACCGACAAGGTGCTGCGCCCCCTCGCCGTACTCGGCGCGTCCCCGCAGGTGGAGGGCCTGGTGGTGGCCCCGGGGGCGTCCCTGGACGTGGGTGAGCCGCTGTGGCCCGGAGCGCCGTTCACCTCGGTGCTGGTCGGGGAGAACGGCGGGCTCGTCGAGGATCTGGACCTTCCGGAGCCGATGGAGGCCGTACGGTTCCTGCCGCTGCTGCCGATGACACCGAACGAGGCCGCCTGGAAGCGGGTGCACGGCGCCCAGGCCCTCCAGGAGCGCTGGCTGGCGAACGGGACGGACCTGCGCGACCCCGCCCGCACGTCCGTCCCGCTGCGGTGA
- a CDS encoding magnesium and cobalt transport protein CorA has product MSMIRDLRAAVRPSSRPAPRKETSTSYDTTRDPATPSAVVDCAVYRDGGRVETAQPLSPQEAMRRVRRDGGFVWIGLHEPTEAEFAGIAGEFGLHPLAVEDAVQAHQRPKLERYDDSLFTVFKTIHYVEHDQLTANSEVVETGEVMCFTGRDFFITVRHGGQGSLRALRHRLQDDPELLAKGPSAVLHAIADHVVDGYIAVADAVQDDIDEVETEVFSPGRKGGVSRGVDSARIYQLKREVLEFKRAVAPLLRPMQLLSERPMRLIDPDIQKYFRDVADHLARVQEQVLSFDELLNSILQANLAQASVAQNEDMRKITAWAAIIAVPTMVCGVYGMNFTYMPELHWKYGYPVIMGVTVALCLGIHRTLKRNGWL; this is encoded by the coding sequence ATGTCGATGATTCGTGACCTGCGCGCCGCGGTCCGTCCCTCGTCCCGCCCCGCCCCGCGCAAGGAGACGAGCACGTCGTACGACACCACGCGGGACCCGGCCACGCCGTCGGCGGTGGTCGACTGCGCGGTCTACCGCGACGGCGGCCGCGTGGAGACGGCTCAGCCGCTCAGCCCGCAGGAGGCGATGCGCCGTGTCCGGCGTGACGGCGGGTTCGTGTGGATCGGGCTGCACGAGCCGACGGAGGCCGAATTCGCCGGTATCGCCGGTGAGTTCGGGCTGCACCCGCTGGCCGTGGAGGACGCGGTGCAGGCGCACCAGCGCCCGAAGCTGGAGCGGTACGACGACTCGCTGTTCACCGTGTTCAAGACCATCCACTACGTCGAGCACGACCAGCTCACCGCCAACAGCGAGGTCGTCGAGACCGGCGAGGTGATGTGTTTCACCGGGCGGGACTTCTTCATCACCGTCCGGCACGGCGGGCAGGGCTCACTGCGGGCGCTGCGGCACCGGCTCCAGGACGACCCCGAGCTGCTGGCGAAGGGGCCGTCGGCGGTGCTGCACGCGATCGCCGACCATGTCGTCGACGGGTACATCGCGGTGGCCGACGCGGTGCAGGACGACATCGACGAGGTGGAGACCGAGGTCTTCTCGCCGGGCCGCAAGGGCGGGGTGTCGCGCGGTGTGGACTCGGCGCGGATCTACCAGCTCAAGCGCGAGGTGCTGGAGTTCAAGCGGGCGGTGGCCCCGCTGCTGCGGCCGATGCAGCTGCTGAGCGAGCGGCCGATGCGGCTGATCGACCCCGACATCCAGAAGTACTTCCGGGACGTGGCCGACCACCTGGCCCGGGTGCAGGAGCAGGTGCTCAGCTTCGACGAACTGCTGAACTCGATCCTCCAGGCCAACCTCGCGCAGGCGTCGGTCGCGCAGAACGAGGACATGCGGAAGATCACCGCGTGGGCCGCGATCATCGCCGTACCGACGATGGTGTGCGGGGTGTACGGGATGAACTTCACGTACATGCCCGAGCTGCACTGGAAGTACGGGTACCCGGTGATCATGGGAGTGACGGTGGCCCTCTGTCTCGGCATCCACCGCACGCTGAAGCGCAACGGCTGGCTCTGA